The region tatgaatacatgtgatctagatccggatcactagtgtggtaggacactttagtggaggtgctttatatattagagaatatatagaactgtaccagatatgtttattaatacttagttaaataccatttcgaaatattaattaaatatatcaactgatgatcatatacaaatagatcttaatcctgaagttactatgaactcctgtttatgttatatgagttctttgattcactcgttagggtctgtcagaatgatcaggctaaaaacttttgttttgggaactcattaatgtagatggctggggacatagtatacagatatggaatttatgccttctcgtaagagattgaataatggttctcttaagggttgactatTGGGACTGaaagattattgagctcaaattcataattaagttatgaattaaccttcactagtaaagccaatggtacttaaggaaacaagagataattaaaagggtaaaacggtaattttattctcgattaattatgaaccattattagagggtcaatttgtatgcaatgattatatcaatggatgctttataattataaagtactcagcaaatgaaatgtctataattacaagagtgcagtctcatatttctcatatttatagtggaataatcatgagattaattgataagtatatttttgtataaagtttacctttctacttatcagattttgtgttcataagtagtgtgtttggagatagttagaatcgttttgttaatttgtttcatttaatctaaatcattatttttaaggataattgtatatttttgatgatttttggttgaatgatgattttgtaggattctaaccattggagtaaagtgttaaagagaagaaaaatcgagaaaagaacaaaagtacgagaaatctgagagcttgccgctacagggaaaagtccctgccgctacgagGCAAGTCAGAGAGGTCCTTGCCGCTACAGGAAAAGTCCCTGCCACTACAAGAGAAACAGAGAGtcttgtgccgcggcaaggaaagttgcataccgcggcacgcaaagcctatatcgcatatctgaagcctcgtgccgcggcaaggaaatatGGCAGTTGCGGCACgcgtttgaattcaaatttaaattcgatttttcttaatttttggaCGGGAAATAAAAGGGGGATTAGGTCATATTCGTGAATTAAGTTTTAGATAcacgattttagagagagaaCACACAGAAAGAGCGCAGGAGAAGAAGGACGATCGCATTCAACtttttcaatagttttcttcttctctaaactCTTCTATTCTTTGATTTTGGTTATGTTTTTCATCATGATTGTTGGCtaagtttcttttaggttaagggttattcaaaacccagacatgaatgtttgatttgagatgtgaatattgttcttgatttccataatgttaaattgcttctattcttctatgcctattgtataaaatattgtgattccttgttagggtgtacaactaattagggcttgcattattttactgtcatcttagaatttctattcacctaatagtttaggattctaagtgtttgtgataaattgcaattgatgatgtggtcaaaagcgttgttgattgtgatgaagaatagaacctaggttaaatgaattaaatgcttcattgatttattgcctagattaacctatctccactgttgttaatgcttttactaaattgaatgaatcgtatgcttaataggtttgttgtttggtaaaaataattGATTATTGAGCGCTAAgccgtaattgattgtgatagggagattgggataattgactgcttaagcgttatctgcggggttaatagtttaattggaatcggaataatatttattattgatGATCATGCATGATTGtctgaggtggagaataattcttaaccgtctttaaaatcgttgttaatctcttcttgctatcaattgttttcttaattcttgcttttacttttacttttcaaAAACCCCCCTTTCCAATTTAACTTTGTTAAActtttgtgaataataaactgaatatagttcccttgggttcgacctctatttgtcgttatactaaataattggttttagagtaaataaaatatttgttaaatttggtacgcaatacgacacgcatcaaatttttggcgccgttgccggggaactatttaattctttttattattcatattggtTTACGCTTACTAACTTGATTTCTCTTGGCATCTCAGAGTTATATGTCTGGCGAAGACACTCAGAACAGGTTGGAGGCAATCAAACAGTATCTTgctacttcatcttcttcttggaCTTCGCGGACTATTACTgataatccactctttcaacGTCTTGCTCATCAAGTGGATCCTATGAAAGTGCCCTTATTGTCTCACGACTCAGATTCAGACGATTCTATTACATATTACAGAGATATGGCACAAAATaggacgttgaaagagttggcTGCGCCAGATATTGATCAACAACCGCTATGCATTCAATATGCACCCCTTGATGTGAACTTTGAACTCAAGTCGGGCCTCATTCATTTATTACCATCGTTCCATGGGCTGCCTGGTGAGGATCCGAATAATCATCTCAAGGAATTCCATATTGTATGCTCTAGTATGAAGCCAGCCTCAGTGACAGAAGAACAAATAAAACTCCgagcttttcctttctctctAAAGGATTCAGCAAAGGAGTGGCTGTATTATCTCCCCCCTGGTACTGTGGAGACCTGGAACACTATGAAGACCTTGTTTTTGGAGCGGTATTTTCCAGCGTCTAAAGTGGGGAGTATAAGGAAAGAAATTTGTGGCATCAGGCAGGCTGTGGGAGAATCACTCTATGATTACTGGGAGCGCTTTAAGCGGTTGTGTGCTAGTTGTCCTCACCATCAGATCAGTGAGCAACTATTGATTCAATATTTCTATGAGGGATTACTGCCGTTGGACAGGAGTATGATTGATGCAGCCAGTGGGGGTGCACTAGTTGATAAGACTCCTGCTGCAGCcaggagcttgatttctaatatggctgCTAACTCACAACAGTTTGGCATTCGTCAAGATCCTGTTCCACCGCCTAAATCAGCTAATGAAGTGAGCACCTCTAATGCTAATCAGCTGGGTCAACAATTGGCTCAATTAACTGCCGTGGTACAACAACTAGCTCTAGGCCAACAGGTGCGGCCATGTGGAATTTGTCAGTTAGTAGGGCATTTTGTCAGTTAGTAGGGCATTCAACTGATGCTTGTCCTACCCTTTTTGAAGTGTCAACTGAAGAAGCCAATGCCGTTGGAGGATTTCCAAGTCAACCTAGACCGAGGTACAACCCATATTCAAACTCTTATAATGAAGGGTGGCGTGATCATCCTAACCTTCGTTATGGTAATCAACAAGCTGCGCAACCAGGGCCCAATATGCCACCAGGGTTTACCTATCAACCGAGACCTCCACAGAATTATGCTCCTCGACCACTACCACCTGCTCCTACTCAGAGTCAAGGGTCCTCTATTGAAGATTTGATCAAGGCTCTTGCAAGTAATACTATACAGTTCCAGCAGCAGACCCAGGCTTCATTGAAGAATTTAGAGAACACCATGGGGCAGATTGCAACATCCTTGAGTAGGGGTGAGACGCAGAACATTGGCAAACTCCCTTCTCAGGCTGAAAAGAACCCTAGAGAGAATGCTAGTGCAGTAACCTTGAGAAGTGGCACCTCTTATGACCCACCTAAAGTACCATCACCACCTCCTCTACCAAACACACCACCACCACCCACAAATGACAATGACCCACCTATCACAGCATCTTTACCTAAACCCACCGTGACCTCACATATCACCCCTCCACCATTCCCTAGTAGATTGCGAAAATCCAAGAAAGAGGAAAGTGAAAAGGAAATTCTAGAAACATTCAGAAAGGTTGAGGTGAACATTCCTTTGCTTGATGCAATCAAGCAAGTACCGCGGTATGCAAAGTTTTTAAAGGAGTTGTGTACAAATAAGCGGAAATTGAAGGGTGATGAAAAAgtaagtgtgggggagaatgtgTCGGTGGTGATTCAGAAAAAGCTTCCCCCAAAATGTAAGGATCCTGGTACTTTTACCATACCGTGCACTATTGGGAATAAGAGGATTGAACGGTGTATGCTGGATTTGGGTGCCTCAattaatgtcatgccattctctATTTATGCTTCCTTGAATCTTGGTCCACTTGAAGAAACGGGGGTGATTATTCAGTTGGCGGATCGATCCAATGCCTATCCTCGGGGTGTTGTGGAGGATGTCCTGGTTAAGGTAAATGAGTTGGTTTTTCCTGCCGACTTTtatattcttgatatggaggatgAATCTGTTCCATGCTCTACACCTGTTCTGTTGGGGAGACCGTTTTTGAAGACAGCCCGTACAAAGATTGATGTTCATGAAGGTactttgacaatggagtttgaTGGGGAGTTGATTCGATTCAACATCTTTGAAGCTATGAGGTACCCGAGTGATGTGCAGTCTATTTGTTCTATTGATGTAAGTGATTCCCTATCTCAGCGGGTTCTTGATCTACATGGGGATGACAAGTTGGATGTGGCTTTAAGGGAGGATATTCACCTTGAAGCAAACTGGTTTCCTGAGGAGATTGAAGATGTGGTGGCTGCCTTGGACAGTTTTATTGAGAAATTTCACAATCAGGTTTCCTACCTGGAACTACCTTTGTCTACTGAGAAGATGTAACCATCTATTGTCAGACCACCAACTTTGGAATTGAAACCCCTACCCGAGCATCTTAAATATGTTTACTTGGGAGAGAATGAGACGCTGCCTGTAATTATCACAACATCTCTTGATCAAGTCCAAGAAGAACGACTACTCAGGGTGCTTAGGGAGTATAAAACTACTATTGGGTGGACTATTGCTGACATAAAAGGAATCAGTCCCACTATGTGTATGCATCGTATCTTATTGGAGGAGGGGTCAAAGCCAACCAGAGAAGCCCAACGAAGA is a window of Humulus lupulus chromosome 4, drHumLupu1.1, whole genome shotgun sequence DNA encoding:
- the LOC133832631 gene encoding uncharacterized protein LOC133832631, with the protein product MSGEDTQNRLEAIKQYLATSSSSWTSRTITDNPLFQRLAHQVDPMKVPLLSHDSDSDDSITYYRDMAQNRTLKELAAPDIDQQPLCIQYAPLDVNFELKSGLIHLLPSFHGLPGEDPNNHLKEFHIVCSSMKPASVTEEQIKLRAFPFSLKDSAKEWLYYLPPGTVETWNTMKTLFLERYFPASKVGSIRKEICGIRQAVGESLYDYWERFKRLCASCPHHQISEQLLIQYFYEGLLPLDRSMIDAASGGALVDKTPAAARSLISNMAANSQQFGIRQDPVPPPKSANEVSTSNANQLGQQLAQLTAVVQQLALGQQVRPCGILSTEEANAVGGFPSQPRPRYNPYSNSYNEGWRDHPNLRYGNQQAAQPGPNMPPGFTYQPRPPQNYAPRPLPPAPTQSQGSSIEDLIKALASNTIQFQQQTQASLKNLENTMGQIATSLSRGETQNIGKLPSQAEKNPRENASAVTLRSGTSYDPPKVPSPPPLPNTPPPPTNDNDPPITASLPKPTVTSHITPPPFPSRLRKSKKEESEKEILETFRKVEVNIPLLDAIKQVPRYAKFLKELCTNKRKLKGDEKVSVGENVSVVIQKKLPPKCKDPGTFTIPCTIGNKRIERCMLDLGASINVMPFSIYASLNLGPLEETGVIIQLADRSNAYPRGVVEDVLVKVNELVFPADFYILDMEDESVPCSTPVLLGRPFLKTARTKIDVHEGTLTMEFDGELIRFNIFEAMRYPSDVQSICSIDVSDSLSQRVLDLHGDDKLDVALREDIHLEANWFPEEIEDVVAALDSFIEKFHNQVSYLELPLSTEKM